One window of the Geotrypetes seraphini chromosome 19, aGeoSer1.1, whole genome shotgun sequence genome contains the following:
- the LOC117352037 gene encoding uncharacterized protein LOC117352037, whose product MDQQQLMAFLTAERQKQSEDLQAVLKTNQELWYRSQELSRRQHDEMVLAMGLQTKVLSQLLQRPSPDTGSEPGLSGAQQTTGVANPLAMLNLCKITPADAPDEFLSAFERVATAAGWPQGQWAVRLLPCLAGETLSAFQTLAPELANDYQAVKGHILEYLGYTSEHYRQRFRSTIMQEKERPKALVQKLSKLAERWLYPWLGDPRALVLEIIREQFLESVPKSLRGWVRRQGCKTLIQTLEVAEAYLDAQGAAEEERATSVQTLEKPRVTIGPGQPGKTSGYVKPKEPVSGKILTCYRCGKVGHTQRACRLRKDLIAIQGKGVRIPEEYHLVVSVAGKEVLALIDTGAEQSVTSAQLWDDLGEDLSGGNKGVPITCIHGESREYPLRNVTIEYDRKKIPIPVAVLETAPYPLILGRDWLALSQITIPTGKSSAEKCVLGSRVVRRATSSPVRRRRFKTPKAKGWRPTIRWAPLSDKAIAPTRAYSKAAGYDLYAAQEQTIPTKGRALVRTDIQVSPPPGAYLRIAPRSGLALNQSIDVSAGVIDPDYRGNVAVLLVNQGDTDYQIWVGDRVAQVICERIWHPDLVQWEHLPDTRRGQQGFGSTGVGASIGSPLPGLLPGQLEDTGAQGERLEQHAQHFEKVLDTFKEMEQDLSELKEQITQMKKEELGGMTQVIAALAQRVDGLESPKIHDNRASEGQYETPILRWPEDFEDPDPSALSQGKRFNKPRKRY is encoded by the coding sequence ATGGACCAGCAGCAGCTGATGGCTTTCCTAACCGCCGAGAGACAGAAGCAGAGTGAAGACTTACAAGCCGTGCTTAAAACCAACCAAGAGTTATGGTATCGGTCGCAAGAACTTTCAAGGCGACAGCATGACGAGATGGTATTGGCGATGGGGTTGCAAACCAAGGTACTGTCGCAGCTTTTGCAAAGACCCTCGCCAGACACAGGCAGTGAGCCCGGACTGAGTGGTGCTCAGCAAACTACAGGGGTAGCTAACCCTCTTGCgatgcttaatctttgtaaaataACGCCGGCAGATGCTCCAGATGAGTTCCTGTCCGCCTTTGAGAGggtagctactgctgctggttggcctcagggtcAGTGGGCTGTTAGGCTTCTACCCTGCCTTGCAGGTGAAACACTGTCAGCCTTTCAGACCCTAGCCCCAGAATTAGCCAATGATTATCAGGCAGTTAAAGGCCATATTTTGGAATACTTAGGCTATACTTCAGAGCATTATAGGCAGCGATTTAGATCGACCATAATGCAAGAGAAGGAGAGACCTAAGGCACTGGTGCAGAAACTATCCAAACTGGCTGAACGATGGCTATACCCTTGGTTAGGGGACCCCAGGGCCTTGGTTCTAGAAATCATTAGAGAACAATTCCTCGAGTCAGTCCCTAAAAGTCTGAGGGGTTGGGTCAGGAGACAAGGCTGTAAAACCCTGATCCAGACTCTGGAGGTTGCGGAGGCATATTTAGATGCCCAAGGCGCTGCCGAAGAGGAGCGAGCAACCTCTGTGCAGACTCTGGAAAAACCAAGGGTAACCATAGGCCCAGGGCAACCGGGGAAAACCTCTGGGTATGTCAAACCTAAGGAACCGGTGTCAGGAAAGATTCTCACCTGTTATCGATGTGGGAAGGTTGGGCATACTCAAAGAGCTTGTAGGCTACGAAAAGACCTGATAGCAATCCAAGGAAAGGGAGTCAGGATTCCCGAGGAATATCATCTGGTCGTCTCCGTGGCAGGTAAAGAGGTCTTGGCTCTTATTGACACGGGGGCTGAGCAATCGGTTACCTCTGCCCAACTTTGGGATGACTTGGGCGAGGACCTGAGTGGAGGAAATAAGGGGGTGCCTATCACCTGCATTCATGGGGAATCCAGGGAATACCCTTTGAGAAATGTGACAATAGAGTATGATAGGAAGAAAATCCCTATACCGGTTGCAGTGTTAGAAACAGCCCCCTATCCATTAATCCTGGGAAGGGATTGGCTGGCCCTATCGCAGATAACGATTCCAACAGGGAAAAGTAGCGCAGAGAAATGTGTGTTGGGGAGTCGGGTGGTGAGGAGAGCAACCTCCTCTCCCGTGAGGAGAAGACGATTTAAAACACCAAAGGCTAAGGGCTGGAGGCCGACTATTCGCTGGGCCCCGCTCTCAGATAAAGCTATAGCCCCCACGAGAGCGTATTCGAAGGCAGCGGGTTATGATCTGTATGCTGCCCAAGAACAGACCATCCCTACTAAAGGGAGGGCCCTGGTGCGAACAGATATTCAAGTATCACCACCACCAGGGGCCTATCTTAGAATAGCCCCTCGATCTGGGTTAGCTTTGAACCAGTCAATTGATGTCTCGGCAGGAGTTATTGACCCAGATTATAGGGGTAATGTGGCCGTACTCCTAGTAAACCAAGGAGATACGGATTATCAAATATGGGTAGGCGATCGGGTAGCCCAGGTAATATGTGAAAGGATTTGGCACCCTGACTTAGTACAGTGGGAACACCTCCCTGACACAAGAAGGGGGCAACAAGGGTTTGGATCCACTGGGGTAGGAGCATCCATAGGTAGCCCTCTCCCAGGATTGTTGCCCGGCCAGCTTGAAGATACAGGGGCTCAAGGAGAACGGTTGGAGCAGCATGCCCAACACTTCGAGAAGGTCCTAGACACCTTTAAGGAGATGGAGCAGGACCTGAGTGAATTAAAGGAGCAGATCACCCAAATGAAAAAGGAGGAGTTAGGCGGTATGACGCAGGTTATAGCTGCCTTAGCTCAGCGGGTAGATGGGTTAGAAAGTCCAAAAATTCATGACAATAGGGCTTCAGAAGGGCAATATGAGACTCCAATCTTAAGATGGCCTGAGGATTTTGAGGACCCAGACCCATCAGCCCTAAGCCAGGGGAAAAGGTTTAATAAACCCCGGAAACGATACTGA